The nucleotide sequence GAAGAGAACATGCAATATAGCGCGTCTAATTCTTGAGTATGTAAATCTTTTCGCTTTTACGAGCTCAACAAATTGTTGCAAATCGCCGGTCTCCCTTGCCGATTCGTAGAACCTCAAATCAAGTCCCTCGTTAAAACTGTATATCTTTTCAAAATCTTCCCTTTTCAACTTTCTAAAGAGTGCAATCACAAATTCAAGATTCTCCCAAAAGACGGGTCCTCTTCCCGCTTGGAATTCCTCATGGATTACCTCGTACGTAAATTTCGGCATGGCTTCTTTGGAAGTTTCGAAAAGTCCCTCTTTAATTGCTTTTCGTATAGCACTTGCTGAAGAAAACTTCCCTCTGAACGTTTCGTCGTTGTAATCCGCGCCTATTCGGTTTATCACGTGAGGTGTTATATTGCTGTTGTATCTGATCAGCGCTTTGATATACTCTATTCCAAGTATATCGTTCGACTTTGAAAGTTTGTTGACATCTTTATCGAGGACATCCATTAACGCATATTTCCTCGCATTCGGATACGAATAGCCCAATTTCAATTGTTTCTTAAATGCAACTTCGAATTCCGGAGTCTGGTACGTAAGTAAATGTGCAACTCTTTTCAAAAAGTCTATATCCCCACTCTCACTTCCAAATACTATGTCCGTGACAACCCCCGTCTTGTGAAGGATACCAACTGATCCAAGCGCAAAGCCTCCGGCATCTTGGACGGCATAAATTGTCGGTAACTCGAACACGACGTCTACCCCGTGCATCAGGGCAATCTTCGCACGGGCGAATTTGTTAACTATCGCAGGTTCACCGCGCTGGCAAAAATTGCCGCTCATCACCGCGACTACGTAATCCGGATTAACAAGCCTTATCGATTCGTTCAAGTGATGAAGATGTCCGTAATGGAACGGATTGTACTCAACGACCAATCCCAAAACTTTCGGCACTATTCCTCAAACTCCTTTTTCATTATTGTGTACTGCAGTATGAAGAGTATAAGATTGTAAGCAAAATACACAGCTGATAAGTACATCATCTCAACTGTGTTTCCATGGTCTTTCAAAAGGTCCAGCCCTATCCACGTGGGACCAAAGAACGCAAGTTTGTAAACTTGGACGCCAACTGATATTCCTGATGATATGAAAGCTAAAATTATAAACAGTGAAGAATTACCACCAACCGCTTTAGAATAAGGATAAAGGCTCATAAAGAAGCCACTGACAGTGATCATAACTAATATGAAGAGTAAGAAGCGCGAACCGAGAAAAGTAAGTCCAGTCAGGTTAGAGACTATAGGGGAAATATACATCACAGCAAAATATACGGCGAGCGATATGAACCCAAAGACGAAAGTTAAGAACCCGACTAATATAACGAAATAAAATTCAAAATTATGTTCAGCACCCCTTTTCTTTTGAATGCCTGATGCCACTGGATTTTGCTTCTCCTTATGTTCAAACTGACTCTGCCTTATCAATCCAATTACCCCCTTCTTCTTTCTGTTCACTTAAATTATACCAGATTTATCCTAATCGGTCTATCAATAACAATTATTAGCTTGCTTTGATATACTCTTTCTTGCTTCCAAATACAGTACTTTATACTTTTTACAAGCGTGCTATAATTAATTTGAAACGTGAAAACTTATTTTATATTGCTTCTTCAAGAGGTGAAACAGATGCCAATATTATCAATGTTCACAGACACAACTTTCAGGGATGGACACCAGTCGCTTATAGCCACAAGAATGCGAACAGAAGATATACTCGGAATAATTGAAGAAGTTGATAGTCTCGGTTTTCAAGCGCTCGAAGTTTGGGGCGGAGCAACTTTCGATGTTTGTGTCAGGTTTTTAAACGAAGACCCTTGGGAAAGATTGAGGCTTATAAAGAAAAAGCTAAAAAACGGCAAAGCCCAAATGCTACTGCGTGGGCAGAACTTGGTTGGATACAGGCACTACGCTGATGATGTTGTCGAATTGTTTGTAAAAAAAGCGGTAGAGAATGGCGTTCAGGTAATGAGGATTTTTGATGCTCTCAACGATATTAGGAATTTGGAAAAGAGCATTGAGGTTGCCTTAAAATGTGGGGCACACGTCCAGGGTGCGATATCTTACACCGTAAGTCCATTTCACACAGTAGAGTACTTCGTAAATTATGCAGAGCAGTTGGTTGAACGTGGAGTCCATTCACTCTGTATAAAAGACATGGCTGGGCTGCTAACACCAAAAGTAGCGGGCGAACTTGTTAGCGCCCTGAAAAAGAGATTCGATTTGCCTTTGGAAGTACATTCACATGCCACTGCTGGTCTTGGAGAACTCGCCTACCTCGCGGCTATACAAGCGGGTGCGGATATCATAGACACTGCGTTTTCACCATTCGGAATGACGACAAGCCAACCTGCATTTGAGCCGATATATTATTCTTGGAATGAATACAGACCACTTCCTGAGATAGATTGGCACAAAGTGGACAGAATCGTAAAGTATCTAACAGATGTTCGAAATAAATATGATGCGTACGATGTAAAGATGTACAGCATTGATCACAGAGTGATTACTTCACAAGTTCCGGGTGGTATGTACTCTAACTTAGTTAAGCAACTGTCTGAACAGAAG is from Fervidobacterium gondwanense DSM 13020 and encodes:
- a CDS encoding nucleotidyltransferase, yielding MPKVLGLVVEYNPFHYGHLHHLNESIRLVNPDYVVAVMSGNFCQRGEPAIVNKFARAKIALMHGVDVVFELPTIYAVQDAGGFALGSVGILHKTGVVTDIVFGSESGDIDFLKRVAHLLTYQTPEFEVAFKKQLKLGYSYPNARKYALMDVLDKDVNKLSKSNDILGIEYIKALIRYNSNITPHVINRIGADYNDETFRGKFSSASAIRKAIKEGLFETSKEAMPKFTYEVIHEEFQAGRGPVFWENLEFVIALFRKLKREDFEKIYSFNEGLDLRFYESARETGDLQQFVELVKAKRFTYSRIRRAILHVLFEMDKEHVEKSNELGPQYLRVLGFNEKGRELLKMIKKNSSIPIISTASLYKQVLEGVEKDITEEKRLWDVDSELYLWQFEKDLLASDIYTFLYPNKSTRTAGMDFEQPVRI
- a CDS encoding pyruvate carboxylase subunit B, which encodes MFTDTTFRDGHQSLIATRMRTEDILGIIEEVDSLGFQALEVWGGATFDVCVRFLNEDPWERLRLIKKKLKNGKAQMLLRGQNLVGYRHYADDVVELFVKKAVENGVQVMRIFDALNDIRNLEKSIEVALKCGAHVQGAISYTVSPFHTVEYFVNYAEQLVERGVHSLCIKDMAGLLTPKVAGELVSALKKRFDLPLEVHSHATAGLGELAYLAAIQAGADIIDTAFSPFGMTTSQPAFEPIYYSWNEYRPLPEIDWHKVDRIVKYLTDVRNKYDAYDVKMYSIDHRVITSQVPGGMYSNLVKQLSEQKMLNKLDDVLREIPRVRADLGYPPLVTPTSQIVGVQAVLNVITGERYAKVTREVKDYVKGLYGKPPAKIDEDLAKKILGDEKPIEGRPADYIEPELEKRKGEIGLLAENDEELLIYAILGEVGKQYLKKKYEEKLYIDWNLVEKFEGGYPV